The sequence below is a genomic window from Pongo abelii isolate AG06213 chromosome 15, NHGRI_mPonAbe1-v2.0_pri, whole genome shotgun sequence.
TGACTTGAGTTGGGGGCATATCCTCTCAGCAGTGTACAGAACAGGTACTCACAACTGGAGCCATGAGGCCTTCATCAAAGTGAATTTTTCCCTCcctctattctcttttttttgagacggagtctctgtctgtcacctgcccaggttggagtgcagtggcacgatctcggctcactgcaacctctgcctcccaggttcaagcgattctcctgcatcagcgtCCTGaacagctggtactacaggcacacgccatcacgcctagctaatttttatattttttagtagagatggggtttcagcatattttttagtagagatgggctggtctgaaactcctgacctcaagtgatctgcctgcttcagcctcccaaactgctgggattacaggtgcaaaccagTGTGCTcggccatatttatttattttaaaaacaaaagacctggtcttgctatgttgcccagactagccttgaacttctgggctcaagcgatcctccttcctcagcctcctgagtagctgggactacaggtgcacactaccatgcctgttCTAGTTTTGGGTCATATAAGTAGAAACCACTGAGTGACTCTTACTAGAAAAGTGAATGGCCATTCTTAGTTACTCTATAGCACAGAATTATCCCTGGCTTCTTTGTGTTGCACAGCTGACTTGTGCCATTCTGCTGCTATAGTGTGGAGCTGAGAAACATGACTGTATTCAGCTGTATTATCTGATAGTAAAGGCGGTTAGGATACGTGGAAGTTCCTACATACTCTGGGACAAAATTCaagatcttattttttaaacaaaaatgtaaatacagCCATAAATTAAGAGGTACCATGTAGTATGTGGGTGTATGTCTATGTGCCTGCACCCAAAATACTCTCGTGATAAGTTCTGTCCCCGTTAGAAAACCAACAACTGGAGAAGCAATTAAATGGACTGGGTGttctagaaatttaaaaagacgTGTATAAACAAAATTATACTGTACTTCAGAAAGTTATCTTAGTTGACTCCAGAGATGCGTGATGACCTGGCTATGCGGAAGACTGCATTCGATGGCTAACTTGGTTCTATTCTTCTTTGtgcctgctgccttgaaggactTAGCAGCATAGCTGTAGTCTTCATTTGAATTGAATTTAGCACTTCAACACAGACTTCATTTGAATCTCTGCTTCCAAACTAGCTCaagttttcagaattttaaacTACTTTTGTATGGGAGGATTCCTGATATTTTTAACCTTCTGTTTAATATTGTACCATGTATTTGTATtacctactttaaaaaatagtaaagtctttttaaaagtaaaagtggCACTGTTGGGTAATCGAACACAGCAAAATGATACTGATTTGATATATATggagtaggccaggcacagtggctcacatctctaatcccagcactttggggggctgaggcgggtgaattacttgagcccaggagtttgagaccagcctggccaacatggtgaagccctgtctctacaaaaaatacaaaaattagccaggtatggtggtatgcacctgtagtcccagctcctcaggaggctgaggtgggaggatcacctaagcttAGGAGGTCggggctgcggtgagccatgatcatgccactgcacttcggcctgggcaagagtgagacccatctcaaaaaaaaaaaaaaaagggctgggcgcggtggcttacgcctgtaatcccagcactttgggaggccaaggcgggtggatcacgaggtcaggagttcaagaccagcctggccaagatggtgaaaccccatctctactaaaaatacaaaaagttagccaggcatggtggcatgcgcctgtaatcccagctactccagaggctgaagcagagaattgcttaaaacctggatgggcagaggttgcagtgagccgagattacgccactgcactccagcctgggcaacaaagcgagactccatctcaataaataaataaataaataaaagatggaatAGATCTATTTTGGGACACGTTCTCAGAAATGATAATAGAAGTCTCAGACATTTACTTGAGAATTTTCTTTCATAAGCTCATTCTTATATCTTTCTGAACCATAtacaatttcaaataaataaaagtaaatgggtCCAAAGTAATGGCATCATCAGATCAGAAAGAATTCCCGAAGTCAAGTCCTGGCTGGTATTAGAACAGAATAGAAGGACACCCTGGACCCGCCTGTGGGGCAGACTGATAGAAATGAGAGTTGAGGCATGCAGCCTTCAGCTGGCATTTGTCCTTGGGTCCCACTGAAAGCCACGTAtcttctgcctcttttttttttttccccctgcagcTAGTGCAGGCCTTTACCCATGCTCCTGCAACATTAGAAGCAGACAGAGGTGGAAAGTTCCACATGGTAGATGGCAACGTCTCTGGGGAATTTACTGATCTGGTGAGTACCTGCCGGCCCTAGACTCAGGTTGTTGCCTCTGGTCAGATGAGtgacatttctctttttctcaactCTATAGGTAAAATTTAAGgctttaatctctttgttaataaaacattttgtttttcaaaaaaaggcTGTGATTTGAACTCTCTTGCAAGTAATATAATTGCACAGATGGTAGACTCCGTATGAAGGGCAGATGACTGATCCTAGCTAGGATTGGGTACATTGTAGTATATAATATAGACTGAGCTGTTTGATTATTTTAGGTCCCTGAAAAACATATTGTGATGAAGTGGAGGTTTAAATCTTGGCCAGAGGGTAAGTAAACATATTTATTGCCATTACCCCCAGAACTTTTTctctttgctgtatttttttttttttttttttttttttggaaacagggtctcactgtcacccaggctagagtgcagtggcataatcacagcaaactgcagccttaacctcccagacccaaacgatcctcccacttcagcttcccaagtagctgagactacgtgtgccaccatgccagcttttttttgttacttttttactttttttgtagagatggggtcctactacgttgtccaggctagtctcaaactcctgggctcaagtgatcctcctgcctcagcctcccgaagtgctgggattacaggtgcatgccaccatgcccaggtaattttagtagagatggagtttcaccatgtcagccaggctggtctggaactcctgacctctggtgatccgcccacctcagcctcccaaagtgctgggattacaggtgtgagccaccacacccagccaggttgcCCCAGTCTTAAACTCAGATGGAAACCCTGGATATGAAACCTCTGTCCCTTCTTGCCTTTCCCAGGGCACTTTGCCACCATCACCTTGACCTTCATCGACAAGAACGGAGAGACTGAGCTgtgcctggaaggtcgaggcatCCCTGCTCCTGAGGAAGAGCGGACGCGACAGGGCTGGCAGCGGTACTACTTTGAGGGCATTAAACAGACCTTTGGCTATGGCGCACGCTTATTTTAGGGCCAGCGGCAGGGGACTCCAGCCTGCTGGACACTTCAGTCCAGCTCTCTCCTGACTGGGGCTTGCGACTCACAGGATTGCATCGTCCCAGCTGCTAACTTGGGGCTGGGGCCCCTCCCCTCCACATATACCTTGGGTTTGTGCATGTTTTCTGCTGGGTGGGTTCAGAGGGCAATTTCTCTTTTATGTGTACATATGctaaataaacataatttaaaaaacatgcgTGTCTGGAACCTATGTTGATTGAGTGGCTGGTATTGAGAGCTCCTTGAAGGTTTTGAATTCAAAAAAGAAGGACGGGGTGGACAGCCTTGTCTCTATTCTGGGTAAGTGTGGGTAATTAAGAGGCACAGAGCCTGCTTCTCACTACCAGGCATTCCTGAGCTAGTCTTTCTTACTGGTAAATAGTTTCTGCCTTTTTACCCATAAAAGTAGGGGAGGGTTGGTACTTGGGTAGAGAGTGCTAACACTATGCCTCTACTGCCAGTGCAGTTGACTTCTCACTTTGCACTGCCCATGGCCTCTTACCCTCTTGCAGAGATAAGTGATCACCAGATGCTGGTTTGGGATATGGGAAGGTGGGAGATTCCTAACTTGTGGCAACTTCTGTTACATTGCATAGTTACTGAGTGCCAGACACTACACTGTTTACTTGCATTAACTCACTTGATCTCTATAACGCAGTAGGTACTGTTGTCATTTGTTTTACAAGAACTTAAGTCTTGGcttttaaatacatgtattttacatatagccaggcgcagtggctcaggtctataatcccagcactttgggaggctgaggcaggtagatcacttgaggccaggagtttgagaccagcctggccaacatggcgaaaccccatctctactaaaaatacaaaaattaactgatgtggtggcgcacgcctgtaatcccagccactcaggaggctgaggcacaagagttaagcttgagcccagaaggtgtgagccaagattgcaccactgcactcaaacctgtgtgacaaagtaagactgtctcgaaaaattaagaaaataagtattttacatacatatttgCTACAGGTGAGCCTTGGATTTCTTAACACCCAGATCCAACAAGCAGAGTTGAGATTTGCAACAAGGACTATAATTGCAACAAGGACTGTAACTGCAGAGCCCATACTCAGgaaattattgtctttatttaacAATATGTGGTACCATTATTAAGTCTGCTGGGTACTGACCATGAGCCAAGTGTTGGGGATATAGTGGGTTCAGACTGCCACATTGCAGGAAGAGGTAACAGTACCTGAACAGGGAGAGTCAATCCTGGACAAGCCTCGCCCTGACTTCCTGCACCCCAGCATGAGTCAGTGCCCTCTAAGCCAGACGCTGCCTCCTGCAGCTACAGCTATTTCCTTCGTCTGTTTATTGCCTTTTTTATTGGGTGGCAGCAAGACCTTGCAGGCTAAAACTGGTTAAAGCAGAGTTCAAGATCTGGTTCATTTACACTTCCCAAAGCCATCTTTGGCTTGAATTACTCACAAGAGTGCTAGGCTGAACTAATCCACATCTAGTTTGACATTACATCTGCCTCCTAGGGGTCCAAAATGACACCTTTTGATGAAGAACGTGGAGTCTAGCTTGAATCAAATCAACAGGCCCTTCCTAACAGACTCCCAACAGAGACGATTAAAAAATGAgactttgggccgggcgcggtggctcatgcctgtaatcccagcactttgggaggccgaggcgggcggatcacgagggcagaagatcgagaccatcctggctaacacggtgaaacctcgtctctactaaaaatacaaaaaatcagccgggcgtggtagtgggcacctgtagtcccagctactcgggaggctgaggcaggagaatggcatgaacccgggaggcggagcttgcagtgagccaagatcacgccactgcactccagcctgggcgacagagtgagactccggctcaaaaacaataaaaaaaaaaaaaaaaattttaaaaaaatgagacttTGGCccggagcggtggctcacgcttgtaatcccagcactttgggaggccgaggcaggtggatcacaaggtcaggagttcgagaccagcctggccaacatggcaaaaccccgtctctactaaaaatacaaaaattagctgggcataatggcaggtgcctgtaatcccagctactcaggaggctgagtgggagaattgcttgaacctgggacacggaggttacagtgagccaagatcacgccattgattgcagtccagcctgggtgactgagcgagactccgtctcaaaaaacaaaaaaaaaaaaaagaaaaagaaaaaatgagcctTTTCACACACACCTGGCTGGAAAGTTACCAGTTCCAGAATACTTAGAATCAATCAAGTAGAGATGACCAATACGTTCATTAAACCCACGGCACCAGGCTAAGTGCCTGCCATGTGACATGTGCAGTTGCATTACATGCCAGTATTGATGGCTGTTCAATTCTTACCACTGCCATTTTACTGATAACATTTTGGTTAGCCATCTGAACCTAAAAAGCAAATGGCATAGCTAGAAATAAAACTGTAGACTTCGACTTTGTGTTTGAATAGTAAAAGTTCCACTTCCTAACAAATTGGGTGAATATCCTTATCTGTAGAATGCGCATAATAGGTGTCTTGTGAGAGCGTTCGAGATGATACATGTAGAAACGCTGGCACCTGGTGTCATTTAGCAAATAGTCCCTGCTGAATCCATTCAAAAGCCCAAGTGTTTTCCCTTAAGCCAGAATGCTATTTTGAAAAGCTGGCTAATTTTAATCCAAATTGCATATCTTGGGCTAAGAGCTCTCCATGCCTGAGAGGAAGAACAATGCACAAAAGTGGACTCCACTCCTAGAGATTCTTACTCAgtgggtgtggggtggggccCATAAACAGATTTTAATAAAtatcccaggtgattctaatatcaGGGATGCACTTTGAGAAGCATCTCAACATGTTAACAAAACCCCATTGTAAACGAGCCACAGCAGCACATTTGGGTCCCTTTTGTGACTAATGGGGCAAAGGATCCAATCATTCTGTCTTTCTCTTGAAAGTCCTCTCGACAGAAGTCAGCAGACTCTATACTGCTGGTTACCTAAAACTCTAGGAAGAATTCAATCTGACCAGTCTTGCCTAGCCTAGGGCCGTTTGTGAGGCAAACCAGAGCGGGTAAAATTGGGCAAAACCATCTTGGTTGCTGGGGTAGCTGTTAAGGTAGAAACAGTCAGTGGTATTCATGCTGGATTCATGGCCATGGATGAACTCCTGGTGTTGGGGACAGGAAGAACAGCTAGTCAAGTCGGTGATGTGACTGACACTGGAACAGAACGGAGTGGAGGGACCCTCTGGTTTCATGGGCTTCCTCTGGGCTCTGACACCAGCTGCTCTGGAAACCCTCCCTTCATCAGGCTCACTGCTCCCGCCATTGGCGCTGCTCCTCACACACAGGTGCTGCTAAAGCCTGAAGCCACCTGCGCAGTGTCTTTCTCCTTTGCATTGCTTGAATAAACGTAATTTCACAGCCGACCCACTCCCCAGCCCCTTTTGTTTAGTTTCTCTCATCTGTGGCCTGACATGGTAGCAATTTAGCATGCCACTTTAAATGTACAGATTTAAAATGCGGTTGGCTAAATTCAGTATGGGTAATAGAAAACCATTAGATATAGATTAAGACAGTAGGTTTAAGTGCCAAAGTGAGTTATATTAGAAAGGAGGGGAATTAGCAGTTTCCTTAGAAAGCAGACTCTGGGATTACTCTGTCTTGttacttttaaaagtttctgttGAAAAATAATTAGCCTcgagctgagcgcagtggctcatgcctgtaatcccagcactttaggaggccaaggtgggtgggctGCTTGAGCTCagctgtttgagaccagcctgggcaacagggcgaaaccccgtctccaccaaaaatacaaaaaaaattagctgggtgtggtggcgtgggcctgtggtcccagctacttgggaggctgaggtgggaggatcacttgagaccgggaggcagaggttacagtgagccgataccgcgccactgcactccagcctgggtgacagagggagaccctgtctcaaaaaaacaataataattagcCTGTGCTAATCTTACTGAATTCCTCAGACAAGAGAAAGGGCGTGAGCATGGCTCCTGTCTGGCGGCCTGAGACACTGCCCTCTCTAACCCTCTCATATTTCTAGTTGCAGGTACAGTATTTTTAGACTATGGTTCAGGACAGACTAATAAACTTACCTCCGAGAGTGACGGTCATTGGAAATGTCTGACTCTCCGAGTGTCTCCAGTGGCGGCTCTGGACACACCTTCCTTTACTGTGCTTCCTGATATATCCCTGTCCTTCCCCACATCAGGAGTGAGAGTGGAGTGTCTAGTTGGGGTGCCACCTGAGGCAGAGCACGGATCCACCTCTCATCTTAGAGCTGTAGTTCTTTAACTCTTTGTTGGATCCCCTGACAGCAAATTACTTTCTGGTGGAGTAAATGTGATTTACCTCTCTGACAAAGCTCAGAGTGAATGTGCCCCTGAGGTCCAGCCAGCTCCTCGTCCATCTCCTAGGCAGTGTGAATAAGGATAACTGATATTTAGAGTCTAACCCCTGCATGCCACAAGCTCTGCCTGCCCAGCTGGTCCAGGAAATGAAAAGGAGCCTGCTGTGGGTTAGGTAAATTACAAGCACACCCATGGGAGTTTGACTTGGACCATAAGCAAGGGTTCCTTACACTCCTCCGCTCTGCTGGGGCCCGAAAGTCTTCATCAGgcagaatttgaaaataaagtgCTTTATTGCTGAGGAGCCCAGAGAGCTTCAGGGCGCCCATCTGGGGGCTAGGACTGAAGTCCCCTACCTTTTGGTGGCTCTTGTGAACAGAGACAGTTGAGATTTCAACATTTCAACCCCATAGAAGGCAAGGAAGTGTAGCCGGGGGGATGGGTAGGCAGGGAAGAGGCATGAGGTGTGCCGGGAGAGCGATTAtgtgcatctcttcccaactctgagTTCAGTGCATTCAGTGATGCTGGGAGCATGACATGGGCCACTGCTGGGAGAATTTACACCGCAGAAGCTGCCCAAATGCAACAAATCAGGGCTTTTTTCCCCTCCCAGAGAACTGGTTTACTATAGACGTGTGACACACCGTCCTGAGCTAGTGCTGAACCCACCCAAGCCTGGCTACTGTGACAAGCTGTCACCTCCCCACTCGGGGGGAGTGCCAACTCCCAGCCCTGCACATCCCTACAATCAGCAGAACAGAGAGGGCTGAGCAAAGGAAAGGGACCAGAATTGGGCAAGCCATTCCCTGCGTGGAGTCCACTTCGCCTCAGCTGGGCTGGCTTGCAGCCCAAGACGAAAGTGGTGTCCAACAGAAAGGCAGCTTGGGGCTACAGATAGCTtcctgtgcagtggctcatgaaaGGGGGTGGGGAAAGAAGGGCATGTGCACCACCCAGAGATAAGGAGGGGTGGTCACCCGGGCTGGATGCCCCCCTGGCAAAGGATGGCTGTGTTCATGAGAAGAGTGGCCCTTCCTCTGCTGGCTGTCAGGGTGGAGTGTGGGTGACTCGTGGCAGATCCCGGGAATCGGGATGTTTCTGGAGCTGCTGGCTAACACCTATGTGCAGAGCCAGGGCAGAAGAGCCCAGCTCccaaggaggagaaaaatgagtGGCCAGGGTCCCAGCAGGCAGCAGAGGGAGGTCCCGGCAGACACAGGCACATATGCACATTTCCAGGGCTCCCAGGGACACTCACCCTGGGCCCTAGATACCCTTCAACCTTCTCACTAACCCCACTGAGATATCTGCCTCGGGGTCGCCGGCAGAGGGCATGCAGCCTCCGACCAACCTCACTGGGGGAGCCCTTTCCTCACCCTATCTGGGCAGGGGCGGGTGAGGGCCCTACCAGGAAAGTTCTCCCATGCAACAGCAGCAGCCGCCTGCCCTCTCCCTGCAGTGTCTGTTCAGCAGCCCCGTCACTAGTACTCCTTGGCCTCCTGCAACTGTGCCAGGTACTCCTCCTCCAGGGGGTTGTCGGTGCAGGCCCGGCCGTTGTTGGGGGGGAGCACAGCGTGGAGGCGGCTCCAGTCCCCCTTGCACAGGATCCAGGGCGTCGTGTCAAACTTGAAGTGCAGCTTACGTGAGAAGTCGGTGCTGATGAGGTTGGGCATGCCGGCGCCCTTGCCACGGGTCAGCAGCCGGCTGTCCTCGTCATAGCAGCAGTGCTGGGCAGCCAGCGTGCTGCTCTCCCCAGACAGCATGGAACGCAGGCAGAAGCGCGCCGTGGGCTGGTAGATGTCCAGGCGCTCACGAGGGCCGCTGGCGTCCCTCCATCGGAAGCTGCGGCCCTGGTGCTCGTCCTGCAGGCTCACGGGGCTGTCCATGGCCTCCAGTGGGTAGGCACATGGGCAGCTGGGCAGGTCCCGCAGCATCTGGCTCAGGTACTTGATTAGGAAGTCGCTCTTGCAGTTCAGCCACTTCTCACAGCTGTCCACATCTGCAAAGGGCCGCGAAGTGCAGGAGGGAAGCCAGTGAGAGAGCCAGGCCCGTGTGGGATGGGGACTGATTAAGGGCCAGTGCATGGGGAGAGAAGGCCCAGGCCCCAGCCGGTGCAAAGGCATGGCTTAGTAGGGCCTTGGGGACAGAGAGAGGCTACCCCACACCACCCAGACAACCTGAAGCAAGAAGCTCTTGCTCAGAATAGACACGGGCCAAGGGGCTGGAGCAATGACCCAGAGGTCCTCTGCGGTGCCATATATCATGTGCTGAATGGTGGGAAAGGTTTAGGTGTCACGTGCTGAATGGTGGGAAAGATCCTGAGATCTCGGAAAAGGATCCGGGGCGAGTGGAGACAGGGACAGCAACTTTTCACCAACTGGTAAGAAGGTTTCATTATTTTAGCCACTGGCCCATTCTTGTTCTGAATGCTGCCTTTCTCAGGCAGTCTGGCCTGGGGTGAGTCACTTGGCCACTTTGGGCCTCCTGTGGCCCCCTCTGTCTGTGCTGCTCTCCTCCCCATCTCCACCTCGGGAAATgtggccttttatttttaactatatttttatttaattttaaaataaattatatccctcaaaacaaaaacctgaggcTAAAGTACATCTGTCTGAGGTTCTCTTAAATAGAAGAGCTGgggggccaggcgcgatggctcatgcctgtaatctcagcacttttggaggccaaggcaggaggtaggagttcaagaccagcctggccaacatggcaaagtcccgtctctacaaaaaatacaaaaattagccgggcgtggtggtgcatgcctgtaatcccagctactcaggaggctgagacacaagaatcacttgaacccaggaggtagaggttgcagtgagctgagatcgcaccattgcactccagcctgggtgacagagcaagactctatctcaccATTTCACCCGGTCCCCATGGCACAGCACAGCAGAGGCCAGGAGCCTTCATAAACCAGAAAGAGGTGTCCCCCAGACTCACCAGAGCCCTGCAGCAAGCAGGGAAGGGGAAAACACTGCAGTCACCAGGGaacagcagaaagaagaaaaatggcctTGGGCAGCTGGCCACGTGGGAATGCGCAGAACCTTGCTCCCGACTCCCCAGAATCCACCTAAGTCGATGCTGTTAACTGGGTCTTGTTTCTCATTTTCCCTTCTGTGCCCTCATCCTAATGGGATGAGCTGTCCAGCCCCGGACACTGGGGGACTGACTTTGATAGTTTGAGGCCCTGGACATCTCCAAGGGACTGGAACCTTCCCCACGATCCAGACACTGGGATTTGGGGTTTGACTGGGAGTGAAGGAGGAGCCTGGGAAACAGTAACACAGGACAGGGGAAGAGACACACATTTCCCAGGCCCACCCCTGCACCGGAAAACAAATTGCTCCTTCCTCTTTGCTCCCAAATATTTAGGGTCTTCTTTGCAGTGCAGTGCTCACATGGGTTATGTATGTCTTTCCTCCATGAGACctgagctccttgaggacagggaccAGGCCTCAGACTGCTGACCTCCCCTGCCCCAGCACCGTGGCCAGGCACATGATGCAGGCTCAGTAGGCTCTTGCTGTGCTGAGTGCAACCCTTATCTGCAAGGTGGGTCTCCCTGCCTTCCTTGCAGGGTGCAAGTAAGACCAACAGACACAGACTCAAGAGTGTGCAGATGGAAGCCTGGTCCATGCCCAGCTGCCTGGAGTGACCCATTTCTGACTGCACTGCATCCCCCTCTCCAGACAGAGCCTGCCCAGGAGCCTCCCAAGAGTAACCAAGGAATGGAAGTCAGAACGTCCCCACCCCATCCTGCTGCCAGGGAGGATAGGATATGCCCCACCAGATGATCTCTAAGCTCTGCTGCTCCCATTAAGACCTTCCCAGTAGGAATACCAGGCTGAGAAAGGCCAATGGGCTGGCTCAGAAATGCCAGGGCCCCCTGTTGGGGAAGCAAACCTTCCAGATGGAAGCTGTGCTCTCTGCCTCGTGGATAGAAGCCAGGTTCCTGCTGTGGAATAATACCCCACCCTCCCCTGAGAGCTCGTTCCCCAAACCACCAGGGGCAAGCCTAGCCCCTCACTCACCTTGGTCATGCATGTCCGTAGCATTGCGGGCCAGGAGCTGCCACTCCTCACTGGGGAGGCCCAAGGTGTCCTTGTCCTCAGTGCCTTTGGGAAGAAAGGGGGCCAGGCTGGTGGCTCCACAGGCCACCTCAGTGCCCCTGATGGGGAAACCCCCCCACCTCAATAGGCTCTCAGTGCCCACAGCAGCCAAAATAGGGCTGGGACAAGGCAGGACCACCATGTTTGTGAGCTTCCTGCATCCCATCTCCCAAGCCCACCCACATTCCCAGGGGACCAAGCCTCCAGCCTAAGCCACACCAGCCACTCCTATGCAGGGGTAGGGGCTCATCTCACCAGGACAGGAGGGCAGGTCACAGGTACGGGTCTCGGTGGCACTGCAGCCATAGCCACAGGGCCGAGTCCTCTGCTGCTTGCCAGTGCTGCAGTTCCCACTGCAGGGAGACCAGGGACTCCACTCCTCCTGAGGCTCATAGTCTGGGTTAAGACAGGGAGTTGGGGGTGAGTGCCTATAGCTCACAGGGCAAATCGGTACAAATCAGCACACGGCACCCTTTCCTCAGGTGGATGCAGCCCATGCCAGGGCTTCCAGCCTCATGAATGAAGCTGGGCTGGATTTCAGCTTCCACCTGCTCCCTCAACTGGATTCCCTTCTGCAGTGAATAACCTGTGCAAATATATCAGGTGGCCCTGAAGAGACACTATAACCGCTAGCCACTTGCTCTGTGCCAACACAGCAATGAACAGGAAATGATACCTGGGGCTGGGAGCTATCTGACCACTAttggtgtgaccttgggcaagtcgccCTACATCTCTGAGCTAtaggttttttaatttgttttctgtgtcagggtcttaccctgttgcccaggctggagtgcaatggtgtgatcatggttcactgcagccttgacttcctgggctcaagcattcctcccacctcagcctccctagtaactgggactacaggcacgtgccactaagcctggctaattttttctttttttgagactctgtcacccaggctggagtgcagtggcgcaatttcggctcactgtacctccgcctcccgggttcaagcgattctcctgcctcagcctcccatgtagctggaattacagacatgcgccaccacgcctggctaattttttcttttttttgagacggagtcttgctctgtcgcccaggctggagtgcaatggcatgatctcggctcactgcaacctctgcctcctgggttcaagcaattctcctgcctcagcctcctgagtagctgggattacaggcacccgccaccacacccagctaatttttgtatttttagtagagatgggg
It includes:
- the ISM2 gene encoding isthmin-2, coding for MRALRDRAGLLLCVLLLATLLAAARGLPVKKPRLRGPRPGSLTRLVEASASPDPRPLREEEEAPLLPRTHLQAEPHQYGRWTVTEPAALTPGNATLPTTQEVTPLLLELQKLPGLVHATLSTPNPDIQVTIKVVEDPQAEVEIDLLAEPSNPPPQDTLSWLPTLWSFLWGDYEGEEKDRAPGENGEEKEEDKDYPSEEIEGEDQEDKEEDEEEQALWFKGTTDNWDQGRLASGDWVLKDSLSYDYEPQEEWSPWSPCSGNCSTGKQQRTRPCGYGCSATETRTCDLPSCPGTEDKDTLGLPSEEWQLLARNATDMHDQDVDSCEKWLNCKSDFLIKYLSQMLRDLPSCPCAYPLEAMDSPVSLQDEHQGRSFRWRDASGPRERLDIYQPTARFCLRSMLSGESSTLAAQHCCYDEDSRLLTRGKGAGMPNLISTDFSRKLHFKFDTTPWILCKGDWSRLHAVLPPNNGRACTDNPLEEEYLAQLQEAKEY